From one Culex quinquefasciatus strain JHB chromosome 3, VPISU_Cqui_1.0_pri_paternal, whole genome shotgun sequence genomic stretch:
- the LOC6049539 gene encoding SWI/SNF complex subunit SMARCC2 isoform X4, whose product MVTLGPKKDGGPNAEFFNAPESLQGFETVRQWLQKNFKKYLAPDPPTKESLAQLIVQFVQYQETKLGKSSQDPPTTRLPMRCFMDFKPGGALCHILATMYRYKAEQRWRKFDFTVNKNPMRKDPIIQMLLDMETALIEAECMRLPIVYIRPEVDKQTANRITDIVTNHQGEMTPDEEEATHIIYPAVDPLPEDYARPTFRRDKHVMIHWYYFPESFDTWVPNTFDLPDNVPDCPLSPGDRWRVSASWVTDLEEYNEWMAEEDYEVDEAGRKKVHKHRLSVDDLMSAGDEKVKKPGKLTHQKRKRSPSPQAKGGKRKSGRSPAVFQKKPRADDEESEDLTKDMDDPPAETNLTEVKASSSNSASGPATPQPPKRDPEMMPLKYATMTDLDDDIDRANADRAGDDSQAGKTSDNSNTQEFPHKGDLEDNVTEQTHHIVVPSYSAWFDYNSIHVVEKRALPEFFNGKNKSKTPEIFLAYRNFMIDTYRLNPTEYLTSTACRRNLAGDVCAIMRVHAFLEQWGLINYQIDADSRPTPMGPPPTSHFHVLSDTPSGLQPLNPPKTAQPSAAKTLLDLDKKTDKKEDAPAGSADAIKSEPGAPALPGSDPSGQFGLRLDQYAKKPSAMRNKTAASMSRDWTEQETLLLLEGLEMYKDDWNKVCEHVGSRTQDECILHFLRLPIEDPYLEDDNTYLGPLSYQPIPFSKAGNPIMSTVAFLASVVDPRIAASAAKAAMEEFAAIKDEVPASMMDAHLKNVEKSSFGGKFDPYAGLTTSGIAGTGTDKDKEEEEGKTAGGATTQAGSSGATPATPGGDVEMKDVTKKEDGSDPTKPAEAGADPAAASGDKTKDKDAESTAVVAVAKENGDPKVFNEGNLQSAAAAALAAAAVKAKHLAAVEERKIKSLVALLVETQMKKLEIKLRHFEELETTMEREREGLEYQRQQLIQERQQFHLEQLKAAEFRARQQAHQRFQMEQGQWQQPPPMGVGPGVPPPPGGIPAAQQQQPQGPPGQGPMPTPGTNPQQQPPVPSTGGHPGPVPPNISAPAQQPQLQPPSSNGVISAPPTSMPVDAGTTPPNSVMPPTAAPAQPGIPPAVLQQQQPPQSQQLAAAQPAPAAAQAAPGGVPPSSVGGPPGPMPPQAPSS is encoded by the exons ATGGTCACGCTAGGCCCCAAAAAGGATGGCGGACCGAACGCCGAGTTCTTCAACGCGCCCGAATCGCTGCAGGGGTTTGAAACGGTGCGCCAGTGGCTGCAGAAAAACTTCAAGAAG TACTTGGCGCCGGATCCGCCCACCAAGGAGTCGCTGGCCCAGCTGATCGTGCAGTTTGTGCAGTACCAGGAGACCAAGCTGGGCAAAAGTTCGCAGGATCCGCCGACGACCCGGCTGCCG aTGCGATGCTTCATGGACTTTAAGCCGGGCGGTGCGCTGTGCCACATTCTGGCCACCATGTACCGGTACAAGGCGGAGCAGCGCTGGCGCAAGTTTGACTTTACCGTCAACAAG AACCCGATGCGCAAGGACCCCATCATCCAGATGCTGTTGGACATGGAGACGGCTCTGATCGAGGCCGAGTGCATGCGGCTGCCGATTGTGTACATCCGGCCGGAGGTGGACAAGCAGACGGCGAACCGCATCACGGACATTGTGACGAACCACCAGGGCGAGATGACTCCGGATGAGGAGGAGGCGACGCACATCATCTACCCGGCGGTCGATCCGTTGCCGGAGGATTACGCTAGGCCTACGTTCCGTCGGGACAAGCACGTAATGATCCACTGGTATTACTTCCCGGAGTCGTTCGATACGTGGGTTCCGAACACGTTCGATCTGCCGGACAACGTTCCGGATTGTCCGCTGTCGCCGGGGGATCGTTGGCGCGTGTCGGCTTCCTGGGTCACCGACCTAGAAGAGTACAACGAGTGGATGGCCGAGGAGGATTACGAAGTGGACGAAGCCGGTCGCAAGAAGGTCCACAAGCATCGGCTCAGCGTTGACGATTTGATGTCCGCCGGGGACGAGAAGGTCAAGAAACCGGGCAAGTTGACTCACCAGAAGCGCAAACGTTCGCCGTCGCCCCAAGCCAAGGGTGGAAAGCGCAAGAGTGGCCGTTCGCCGGCCGTTTTCCAGAAGAAGCCACGCGCCGACGACGAGGAATCGGAAGATTTGACGAAAGACATGGACGATCCCCCAGCGGAAACCAACCTGACCGAGGTGAAGGCCAGCTCGAGCAACTCGGCGTCCGGCCCGGCAACTCCGCAGCCGCCCAAGCGAGACCCGGAGATGATGCCGTTGAAGTACGCCACCATGACCGATCTGGACGACGACATCGATCGAGCCAACGCGGATCGTGCCGGAGATGACAGCCAGGCTGGCAAAACCAGCGACAACAGCAACACGCAGGAATTCCCCCACAAGGGCGACCTCGAGGACAACGTTACCGAACAAACCCATCACATTGTCGTCCCATCTTATTCGGCATGGTTCGATTACAACTCGATCCACGTCGTCGAGAAGCGCGCCCTGCCCGAGTTCTTCAACGGCAAAAACAAATCCAAAACCCCGGAGATTTTCCTCGCTTATCGCAACTTCATGATCGACACCTACCGGCTGAACCCAACCGAGTACTTGACGAGCACCGCTTGCCGGCGCAATCTGGCCGGTGACGTGTGTGCGATCATGCGCGTCCACGCCTTCCTCGAGCAGTGGGGCCTCATCAACTACCAGATCGATGCCGACTCGCGCCCAACCCCGATGGGACCTCCCCCGACCTCGCACTTCCACGTGCTGAGCGACACCCCGTCGGGCCTCCAACCGCTAAACCCACCCAAAACGGCCCAACCCTCGGCCGCCAAAACCCTCCTCGACCTGGACAAAAAAACCGACAAAAAAGAGGACGCACCCGCTGGCTCCGCCGACGCAATCAAATCCGAACCCGGCGCACCCGCCCTCCCCGGTTCCGACCCCAGCGGCCAGTTTGGCCTCCGTCTCGACCAATACGCCAAGAAACCATCCGCGATGCGCAACAAAACCGCCGCCAGCATGTCCCGCGACTGGACCGAACAGGAAACGCTCCTCCTGCTCGAAGGCCTCGAGATGTACAAGGACGACTGGAACAAGGTCTGCGAACACGTCGGATCGCGCACCCAGGACGAGTGCATCCTGCACTTCCTCCGTCTTCCGATCGAGGATCCCTACCTGGAAGACGACAACACCTACCTCGGTCCGCTCTCCTACCAACCCATCCCGTTCAGCAAAGCCGGAAACCCCATCATGTCCACCGTGGCCTTCCTCGCTTCGGTCGTCGACCCGCGCATCGCTGCAAGTGCGGCCAAAGCAGCCATGGAAGAGTTTGCTGCCATCAAGGACGAAGTGCCCGCCTCGATGATGGACGCGCACCTGAAGAACGTGGAAAAGTCCAGCTTCGGTGGAAAGTTTGACCCGTACGCGGGGCTGACGACCAGCGGAATCGCCGGCACCGGCACCGACAAGGACAAGGAGGAAGAGGAGGGAAAGACGGCAGGAGGAGCGACGACGCAGGCGGGATCATCGGGGGCCACCCCGGCGACGCCCGGTGGCGATGTGGAGATGAAGGATGTCACCAAGAAGGAGGACG GAAGTGACCCGACCAAGCCGGCCGAAGCAGGTGCGGACCCCGCCGCTGCCTCCGGAGACAAGACCAAGGACAAGGACGCAGAGTCAACTGCGGTGGTCGCTGTCGCCAAGGAGAACGGCGACCCGAAGGTGTTCAACGAGGGAAATCTGCagtcggctgctgctgctgccctgGCCGCGGCCGCCGTCAAGGCGAAACACCTGGCCGCCGTTGAGGAGCGCAAAATCAAGAGTCTGGTCGCGCTGCTCGTTGAAACGCAGATGAAAAAGTTGGAGATCAAGTTGCGCCACTTTGAGGAGCTCGAAACGACGATGGAACGCGAACGGGAAGGTCTGGAGTACCAGCGGCAGCAGCTGATTCAGGAGCGGCAACAGTTCCACCTGGAACAGCTGAAGGCGGCCGAGTTCCGGGCTCGCCAGCAAGCCCACCAGCGATTCCAGATGGAACAAGGCCAGTGGCAGCAGCCGCCACCGATGGGCGTTGGTCCGGGTGTGCCTCCTCCGCCAGGTGGCATTCCGGCCGCACAACAGCAGCAACCCCAAGGACCACCGGGACAGGGTCCAATGCCGACCCCCGGAACTA ACCCTCAGCAGCAGCCACCAGTGCCGTCTACCGGTGGACACCCTGGACCGGTTCCACCGAACATCTCGGCACCAGCCCAGCAGCCGCAACTGCAGCCACCCAGCAGCAACGGAGTTATCTCTGCTCCTCCTACTTCGATGCCTGTCGACGCTGGTACTACGCCGCCAAATAGCGTTATGCCCCCGACGGCAGCCCCGGCCCAACCTGGAATACCCCCGGCGGTgctacagcagcagcagcctccCCAGTCCCAGCAGCTAGCAGCGGCACaaccagcaccagcagcagcacaggCCGCTCCCGGAGGCGTTCCACCGTCCAGCGTCGGGGGACCACCCGGGCCTATGCCGCCGCAGGCACCTTCTTCGTAA